Proteins from a single region of Streptomyces griseiscabiei:
- a CDS encoding MFS transporter, whose translation MSTPPPSQAPASTAKPGPGEPTDDDGPFGWLRALGPRGRRAFGGAFGGYALDSYDYFTLPLSMVALTAYFGLDNGQTGLFTTVTLVVSAIGGAAAGVLADRIGRVKALMITVITYAVFTVACGFAPNYETLLVFRALQGLGFGGEWAVGAILVAEYASARHRGRTLGAIQSSWAVGWGLAVIVYTMVFSFLDDDLAWRVMFWTGALPALLVIWVRRSVEDAPQAAAARERSAERGSFAAIFRRGTATAPGLLRTTVFAVLLSTGVQGGYYTLATWVPTYLKTERGLSVVGTGGYLTFLISGAFIGYLTGGYLTDRLGRRRNIWLFAVLSALCILAYANIPSGAGTLLLVLGFPLGFCMSAIFSGFGSFLSELYPSAVRGTGQGFTYNTGRAVGAVFPTTVGFLADSWGVGGALVFGALGYGLAAVALLGLPETRGKELV comes from the coding sequence ATGAGTACGCCCCCTCCCTCCCAGGCCCCGGCCTCCACCGCCAAGCCCGGCCCGGGCGAACCCACCGACGACGACGGCCCGTTCGGCTGGCTGCGCGCCCTCGGTCCGCGCGGGCGGCGCGCCTTCGGCGGCGCGTTCGGCGGCTACGCCCTCGATTCGTACGACTACTTCACCCTGCCGCTGAGCATGGTCGCGCTCACGGCCTACTTCGGCCTGGACAACGGCCAGACCGGGCTGTTCACCACGGTCACCCTGGTCGTCTCGGCGATCGGCGGCGCCGCCGCGGGCGTGCTCGCGGACCGGATCGGCCGGGTGAAGGCGCTGATGATCACCGTGATCACCTACGCGGTGTTCACCGTGGCCTGCGGCTTCGCGCCCAACTACGAGACCCTGCTGGTCTTCCGCGCCCTCCAGGGACTGGGCTTCGGCGGTGAGTGGGCGGTCGGCGCGATCCTGGTCGCCGAGTACGCGAGCGCCAGGCACCGGGGGCGTACGCTCGGCGCGATCCAGAGTTCCTGGGCCGTGGGCTGGGGACTCGCCGTGATCGTCTACACGATGGTCTTCTCCTTCCTCGACGACGACCTGGCCTGGCGGGTGATGTTCTGGACGGGCGCGCTGCCCGCGCTGCTCGTGATCTGGGTGCGCCGGTCGGTCGAGGACGCCCCGCAGGCCGCCGCCGCGCGCGAGAGGAGCGCCGAACGGGGCTCGTTCGCCGCGATCTTCCGGCGGGGCACGGCCACCGCGCCGGGTCTGCTGCGCACCACGGTCTTCGCGGTGCTGCTGTCCACGGGCGTCCAGGGCGGCTACTACACGCTGGCGACCTGGGTGCCCACGTATCTCAAGACCGAGCGCGGGCTGTCGGTGGTCGGCACCGGCGGCTACCTCACGTTCCTGATCTCCGGCGCCTTCATCGGCTATCTGACCGGTGGCTATCTCACCGACCGGCTGGGCCGCCGGCGGAACATCTGGCTCTTCGCCGTGCTCTCGGCGCTGTGCATCCTGGCGTACGCGAACATCCCGAGCGGCGCCGGCACCCTCCTCCTCGTGCTCGGCTTCCCGCTCGGGTTCTGCATGTCGGCGATCTTCAGCGGTTTCGGCTCGTTCCTGAGCGAGCTGTACCCGTCGGCGGTCCGGGGCACCGGGCAGGGCTTCACGTACAACACCGGGCGCGCGGTGGGCGCCGTCTTCCCCACCACAGTGGGCTTCCTGGCCGACAGCTGGGGCGTGGGCGGCGCGCTGGTCTTCGGCGCCCTCGGCTACGGCCTGGCGGCGGTGGCCCTGCTCGGCCTCCCGGAGACGCGTGGAAAGGAACTCGTATGA
- a CDS encoding LamB/YcsF family protein, translating into MSSIDLNADLGEGFGRWTLTDDERLLSVVTSANVACGFHAGDPATMRRVCELAAGRGVRIGAQVSYRDLAGFGRRAMDVPPAELAAEVAYQIGALEVFARAAGTRVSYVKPHGALYNRVVHDEEQAAAVVDGVLLADATLPVLGLPGSRFLAAAARAGLPAVTEAFADRAYTDGGTLVPRGQEGAVITDAEAVVARSVGLAGDGVVTARSGARIPVRARSLCLHGDTPGAVELARRVRTALTAAGVRVEAFS; encoded by the coding sequence ATGAGCTCCATCGATCTCAACGCCGACCTCGGCGAGGGCTTCGGCCGCTGGACGCTGACCGACGACGAGCGGCTGCTGTCCGTCGTCACCAGCGCCAACGTGGCCTGTGGCTTCCACGCCGGGGACCCGGCCACCATGCGGCGCGTCTGCGAGCTGGCGGCCGGGCGCGGGGTACGGATCGGGGCCCAGGTCTCCTACCGCGACCTGGCGGGCTTCGGGCGGCGCGCGATGGACGTGCCGCCCGCCGAACTGGCGGCCGAGGTGGCGTACCAGATCGGTGCCCTGGAGGTCTTCGCCCGCGCCGCGGGCACGCGCGTGTCGTACGTGAAACCGCACGGCGCGCTCTACAACCGGGTCGTGCACGACGAGGAACAGGCGGCGGCGGTGGTGGACGGCGTGCTCCTCGCCGACGCGACGCTCCCCGTCCTCGGCCTGCCCGGCTCGCGCTTCCTCGCGGCGGCCGCGAGGGCCGGGCTGCCCGCCGTCACCGAGGCGTTCGCGGACCGCGCCTACACGGACGGGGGCACGCTGGTGCCGCGCGGCCAGGAGGGTGCCGTGATCACGGACGCCGAGGCGGTGGTGGCCCGCTCGGTGGGTCTCGCCGGCGACGGTGTGGTCACGGCCCGCTCCGGCGCCCGTATCCCCGTCCGGGCCCGCTCCCTCTGCCTGCACGGCGACACCCCGGGCGCGGTGGAGCTGGCCCGGCGGGTGCGGACCGCGCTGACG
- a CDS encoding putative hydro-lyase, translated as MNDVTTRDRRPSARTPHEPATDPAPQEPPSDRPVTLVDPHARAWTPEQARARFRSGVAGSTAGVAAGHTQANLIAVPADWAYDMLLFCQRNPKPCPVLDVTDAGAWTTPLARGADLRTDLPRYRVWEHGELTAEPTDVVDVWREDLVSFLIGCSFTFEWALTEAGVPMRHIEQGRNVSMYVTTRQCRPAGRMRGPMVVSMRPVPPGQLAAAIRESALLPAVHGGPVHCGESAGLGIADLSRPDFGDPVTAEPDDIPVFWACGVTPQAAVTASRPPFAITHAPGRMFLTDARDEQYRVL; from the coding sequence ATGAACGACGTGACCACGCGGGACCGCCGTCCCTCGGCCCGCACCCCGCACGAGCCTGCGACCGACCCCGCTCCGCAGGAGCCCCCGTCCGACCGCCCCGTGACCCTCGTCGACCCGCACGCGCGCGCGTGGACCCCCGAACAGGCCCGCGCCCGCTTCCGTTCGGGGGTCGCGGGCTCCACCGCCGGGGTCGCCGCCGGGCACACCCAGGCGAACCTGATCGCGGTGCCCGCCGACTGGGCCTACGACATGCTGCTGTTCTGCCAGCGCAACCCCAAGCCCTGTCCCGTGCTCGACGTCACGGACGCCGGCGCGTGGACGACCCCGCTCGCCCGGGGCGCGGACCTGCGCACCGACCTGCCCCGCTACCGGGTGTGGGAGCACGGGGAGTTGACGGCCGAGCCGACCGACGTGGTGGACGTCTGGCGGGAGGACCTGGTGTCGTTCCTGATCGGGTGCAGCTTCACCTTCGAGTGGGCGCTGACCGAGGCGGGCGTCCCGATGCGCCACATCGAGCAGGGCCGCAACGTCTCGATGTACGTCACCACCCGCCAGTGCCGTCCCGCCGGACGGATGCGCGGCCCCATGGTCGTGTCGATGCGTCCGGTGCCGCCCGGGCAGCTGGCCGCCGCGATCCGGGAGAGCGCTCTGCTCCCGGCCGTGCACGGCGGCCCGGTGCACTGCGGCGAGTCGGCGGGCCTCGGCATCGCGGACCTGTCCCGCCCCGACTTCGGCGACCCGGTGACCGCCGAGCCGGACGACATCCCGGTGTTCTGGGCCTGCGGGGTGACACCTCAGGCCGCGGTGACGGCCTCCCGCCCACCGTTCGCGATCACCCACGCCCCGGGCCGGATGTTCCTGACCGACGCCCGCGACGAGCAGTACCGCGTGCTCTGA